The following proteins come from a genomic window of Canis aureus isolate CA01 chromosome 3, VMU_Caureus_v.1.0, whole genome shotgun sequence:
- the PIK3R5 gene encoding phosphoinositide 3-kinase regulatory subunit 5 isoform X4, whose protein sequence is MQPGATTCTEDRIQHALERCLHGLSLSRCSTSWSAGLCLNCWSLQELVSRDPGHFLILLEQILQKTREVQEKGTYDLLAPLALLFYSTVLCTPHFPPDSDLLLKAARTYHRFLTWPVPYCSICQELLTFIDAELKAPGISYQRLVRAEQGLPIRSHRSSTVTVLLLNPVEVQAEFLAVANKLSTPGHSPHSAYTTLLLHAFQATFGAHCDLPGLHCRLQSKSLAELEDIFTETAEAQELASGIGDAAEARQWLRTKLQAVGEKAGFPGVLDTAKPGQLRTIPIPVARCHTYSWNQDSFDILQEILLKEQELLQPGILGDDEQEEEEEEEEEEDLETDGHCAQRDSVLSTGSAVFHDSTLSLSSPQASGPALSRQLLTSFVSGLSDGVDSGYMEDSEESSSEWPASPGSQERWGHRRPGQKFNRIYKLFKSTSQLVLRRDSRGPEGGADTALPLRRAGSLCSPLDGLGMPPARAQRSRSLPQPKLSAQLPSWLLAPASRHQRRRPFLSGDEDPKASTLRVVVFGSDRISGKVARAYSKLRRLENNRPLLTRFFKLQFFYVPMKRSHGTGSSTCPAPASQAPPLPTDSPKHPSSAELESTNDISHYLGMLDPWYERNVLGLMHLPPEVLCQSLKAESRPLEGSSAQLPILADMLLYYCRFAARPVLLQVYQTELTFITGEKMTEIFIHSLELGHSAATRAIKASGPGSKRLGIDGDREAVPLTLQIIYSKGAISGRSRWSNMEKVCTSITLNKACRKQEELDSSTEALTLNLTEVVKRQNPKSKKGFNQISTSQIKVDKVQIIGSNGCPFAVCLDQDERKILQSVVRCEVSPCYKPEKSSLRPQPQRSPDLPAQEAPDLCSLLCLPIMTFSGALP, encoded by the exons ATGCAGCCAGGGGCCACGACGTGCACGGAGGACCGCATCCAGCATGCCCTGGAGCGCTGCCTGCATGGGCTCAGCCTCAGCCGCTGCTCTACCTCCTGGTCCG CTGGCCTGTGTCTCAACTGCTGGAGCCTGCAGGAGCTGGTCAGCAGGGACCCGGGCCACTTCCTCATCCTCCTGGAGCAGATCCTGCAGAAAACCCGAGAG GTCCAAGAGAAGGGCACTTATGACCTTCTGGCCCCCCTAGCCCTGCTCTTCTACTCCACTGTCCTCTGC ACGCCACACTTCCCACCAGATTCAGATCTCCTTCTGAAAGCAGCCAGAACCTACCACCGATTCCTGACCTGGCCTGTTCCCTACTGCAGCATCTGCCAGGAGCTGCTCACCTTCATTGATGCTGAACTCAAGGCCCCAG GAATCTCCTACCAGCGACTGGTGAGGGCGGAGCAGGGCCTGCCCATCAGAAGTCACCGCAGCTCTACCGT caccgtGCTGTTGCTGAATCCAGTGGAGGTCCAAGCCGAGTTCCTCGCGGTGGCCAACAAGCTGAGCACGCCTGGGCACTCGCCCCATAGCGCCTATACCACCCTGCTCTTGCACGCCTTCCAGGCCACCTTTGGGGCCCACTGTGACCTGCCAGGGCTGCACTGCAGGCTGCAG TCCAAGAGCCTGGCCGAGCTTGAGGACATCTTCACGGAGACTGCAGAAGCTCAGGAGCTGGCCTCGGGCATTGGGGACGCAGCCGAGGCCCGGCAGTGGCTCAGGACCAAACTGCAGGCAGTAGGAGAGAAAGCTGGCTTCCCCGGTGTCTTAG ACACTGCCAAACCTGGCCAGCTCCGCACCATCCCCATCCCTGTCGCCAGGTGCCACACCTACAGCTGGAACCAGGACAGCTTTG ACATCCTGCAGGAAATCCTGCTCAAGGAACAGGAGCTGCTCCAGCCAGGGATCCTGGGGGAcgatgagcaggaggaggaggaggaggaagaggaggaggaggacttgGAAACGGATGGGCACTGTGCCCAGAGGGATTCGGTGCTCTCCACCGGCTCGGCGGTCTTCCATGACTCAACCCTGTCCCTCAGCTCACCCCAGGCTTCAGGGCCCGCCCTCTCCCGGCAGCTGCTGACCTCGTTCGTCTCGGGCCTGTCGGATGGCGTGGACAGCGGCTACATGGAGGACAGCGAGGAGAGCTCCTCCGAGTGGCCCGCAAGCCCTGGCAGCCAGGAGCGCTGGGGCCACCGCAGGCCGGGGCAGAAGTTCAACAGGATCTATAAACTCTTCAAGAGCACCAGCCAGCTGGTGCTGCGGAGGGACTCCCGGGGCCCCGAGGGGGGCGcggacacagccctgcccctgcGGCGGGCAGGGAGCCTCTGCAGCCCCCTGGACGGCCTGGGAATGCCCCCCGCGCGGGCCCAGCGCTCCCGCTCGCTGCCCCAGCCCAAGCTCAGCGCCCAGCTGCCCAGCTGGCTCCTGGCCCCCGCCTCGCGCCACCAGCGCCGCCGCCCCTTCCTGAGCGGGGATGAGGACCCCAAGGCGTCCACACTGCGCGTTGTGGTCTTCGGCTCTGATCGCATCTCGGGGAAGGTGGCTCGGGCATACAGCAAGCTGCG GCGGCTGGAGAACAATCGCCCACTCCTCACACGGTTCTTCAAGCTTCAATTTTTCTACGTACCCATGAAGCGAAGCCATGGGACTGGCTCCAGCACCTGCCCTGCTCCTGCAAGCCAGGCGCCCCCACTCCCCACGGACTCCCCAAAGCACCCTAGCTCTGCG GAGCTGGAGAGCACCAATGATATCTCCCACTACCTCGGCATGCTCGACCCCTGGTATGAGCGCAACGTACTAGGCCTCATGCACCTGCCCCCTGAAGTCCTGTGCCAA TCTCTGAAGGCCGAGTCCCGGCCCCTGGAGGGCTCCTCTGCCCAGCTGCCCATCCTGGCGGACATGCTGCTCTACTACTGCCGCTTCGCTGCCCGGCCGGTGCTGCTGCAGGTCTATCAGACGGAG CTGACTTTCATCACCGGGGAGAAGATGACAGAGATCTTCATCCACTCCCTGGAGCTGGGTCACTCTGCTGCCACACGTGCCATCAAGGCTTCGG GTCCTGGCAGCAAGCGTCTGGGCATCGATGGGGACCGAGAGGCCGTCCCTCTAACACTACAGATTATTTACAGCAAG GGAGCCATCAGTGGACGAAGCCGCTGGAGTAACATGGAGAAAGTGTGCACATCCATCACCCTGAACAAAGCCTGCCGGAAGCAGGAGGAGCTAG ACTCTAGCACCGAGGCTCTGACGCTAAATCTGACCGAAGTGGTGAAAAGACAGAACCCTAAGTCCAAGAAGGGCTTCAACCAG ATTAGCACATCCCAGATCAAAGTGGACAAGGTGCAGATCATCGGCTCCAACGGCTGCCCCTTTGCCGTGTGCCTGGACCAGGATGAGAGGAAGATCCTGCAGAGCGTGGTCCG GTGTGAGGTCTCACCCTGCTACAAGCCAGAGAAGAGCAGCCTCCGCCCCCAACCCCAGAGGTCCCCCGACCTGCCCGCCCAGGAGGCGCCTGacctctgctccctcctctgcctgcccaTCATGACCTTCAGCGGAGCTCTGCCCTAG
- the PIK3R5 gene encoding phosphoinositide 3-kinase regulatory subunit 5 isoform X3, which produces MQPGATTCTEDRIQHALERCLHGLSLSRCSTSWSAGLCLNCWSLQELVSRDPGHFLILLEQILQKTREVQEKGTYDLLAPLALLFYSTVLCTPHFPPDSDLLLKAARTYHRFLTWPVPYCSICQELLTFIDAELKAPGISYQRLVRAEQGLPIRSHRSSTVTVLLLNPVEVQAEFLAVANKLSTPGHSPHSAYTTLLLHAFQATFGAHCDLPGLHCRLQSKSLAELEDIFTETAEAQELASGIGDAAEARQWLRTKLQAVGEKAGFPGVLDTAKPGQLRTIPIPVARCHTYSWNQDSFDILQEILLKEQELLQPGILGDDEQEEEEEEEEEEDLETDGHCAQRDSVLSTGSAVFHDSTLSLSSPQASGPALSRQLLTSFVSGLSDGVDSGYMEDSEESSSEWPASPGSQERWGHRRPGQKFNRIYKLFKSTSQLVLRRDSRGPEGGADTALPLRRAGSLCSPLDGLGMPPARAQRSRSLPQPKLSAQLPSWLLAPASRHQRRRPFLSGDEDPKASTLRVVVFGSDRISGKVARAYSKLRRLENNRPLLTRFFKLQFFYVPMKRSHGTGSSTCPAPASQAPPLPTDSPKHPSSAELESTNDISHYLGMLDPWYERNVLGLMHLPPEVLCQQSLKAESRPLEGSSAQLPILADMLLYYCRFAARPVLLQVYQTELTFITGEKMTEIFIHSLELGHSAATRAIKASGPGSKRLGIDGDREAVPLTLQIIYSKGAISGRSRWSNMEKVCTSITLNKACRKQEELDSSTEALTLNLTEVVKRQNPKSKKGFNQISTSQIKVDKVQIIGSNGCPFAVCLDQDERKILQSVVRCEVSPCYKPEKSSLRPQPQRSPDLPAQEAPDLCSLLCLPIMTFSGALP; this is translated from the exons ATGCAGCCAGGGGCCACGACGTGCACGGAGGACCGCATCCAGCATGCCCTGGAGCGCTGCCTGCATGGGCTCAGCCTCAGCCGCTGCTCTACCTCCTGGTCCG CTGGCCTGTGTCTCAACTGCTGGAGCCTGCAGGAGCTGGTCAGCAGGGACCCGGGCCACTTCCTCATCCTCCTGGAGCAGATCCTGCAGAAAACCCGAGAG GTCCAAGAGAAGGGCACTTATGACCTTCTGGCCCCCCTAGCCCTGCTCTTCTACTCCACTGTCCTCTGC ACGCCACACTTCCCACCAGATTCAGATCTCCTTCTGAAAGCAGCCAGAACCTACCACCGATTCCTGACCTGGCCTGTTCCCTACTGCAGCATCTGCCAGGAGCTGCTCACCTTCATTGATGCTGAACTCAAGGCCCCAG GAATCTCCTACCAGCGACTGGTGAGGGCGGAGCAGGGCCTGCCCATCAGAAGTCACCGCAGCTCTACCGT caccgtGCTGTTGCTGAATCCAGTGGAGGTCCAAGCCGAGTTCCTCGCGGTGGCCAACAAGCTGAGCACGCCTGGGCACTCGCCCCATAGCGCCTATACCACCCTGCTCTTGCACGCCTTCCAGGCCACCTTTGGGGCCCACTGTGACCTGCCAGGGCTGCACTGCAGGCTGCAG TCCAAGAGCCTGGCCGAGCTTGAGGACATCTTCACGGAGACTGCAGAAGCTCAGGAGCTGGCCTCGGGCATTGGGGACGCAGCCGAGGCCCGGCAGTGGCTCAGGACCAAACTGCAGGCAGTAGGAGAGAAAGCTGGCTTCCCCGGTGTCTTAG ACACTGCCAAACCTGGCCAGCTCCGCACCATCCCCATCCCTGTCGCCAGGTGCCACACCTACAGCTGGAACCAGGACAGCTTTG ACATCCTGCAGGAAATCCTGCTCAAGGAACAGGAGCTGCTCCAGCCAGGGATCCTGGGGGAcgatgagcaggaggaggaggaggaggaagaggaggaggaggacttgGAAACGGATGGGCACTGTGCCCAGAGGGATTCGGTGCTCTCCACCGGCTCGGCGGTCTTCCATGACTCAACCCTGTCCCTCAGCTCACCCCAGGCTTCAGGGCCCGCCCTCTCCCGGCAGCTGCTGACCTCGTTCGTCTCGGGCCTGTCGGATGGCGTGGACAGCGGCTACATGGAGGACAGCGAGGAGAGCTCCTCCGAGTGGCCCGCAAGCCCTGGCAGCCAGGAGCGCTGGGGCCACCGCAGGCCGGGGCAGAAGTTCAACAGGATCTATAAACTCTTCAAGAGCACCAGCCAGCTGGTGCTGCGGAGGGACTCCCGGGGCCCCGAGGGGGGCGcggacacagccctgcccctgcGGCGGGCAGGGAGCCTCTGCAGCCCCCTGGACGGCCTGGGAATGCCCCCCGCGCGGGCCCAGCGCTCCCGCTCGCTGCCCCAGCCCAAGCTCAGCGCCCAGCTGCCCAGCTGGCTCCTGGCCCCCGCCTCGCGCCACCAGCGCCGCCGCCCCTTCCTGAGCGGGGATGAGGACCCCAAGGCGTCCACACTGCGCGTTGTGGTCTTCGGCTCTGATCGCATCTCGGGGAAGGTGGCTCGGGCATACAGCAAGCTGCG GCGGCTGGAGAACAATCGCCCACTCCTCACACGGTTCTTCAAGCTTCAATTTTTCTACGTACCCATGAAGCGAAGCCATGGGACTGGCTCCAGCACCTGCCCTGCTCCTGCAAGCCAGGCGCCCCCACTCCCCACGGACTCCCCAAAGCACCCTAGCTCTGCG GAGCTGGAGAGCACCAATGATATCTCCCACTACCTCGGCATGCTCGACCCCTGGTATGAGCGCAACGTACTAGGCCTCATGCACCTGCCCCCTGAAGTCCTGTGCCAA CAGTCTCTGAAGGCCGAGTCCCGGCCCCTGGAGGGCTCCTCTGCCCAGCTGCCCATCCTGGCGGACATGCTGCTCTACTACTGCCGCTTCGCTGCCCGGCCGGTGCTGCTGCAGGTCTATCAGACGGAG CTGACTTTCATCACCGGGGAGAAGATGACAGAGATCTTCATCCACTCCCTGGAGCTGGGTCACTCTGCTGCCACACGTGCCATCAAGGCTTCGG GTCCTGGCAGCAAGCGTCTGGGCATCGATGGGGACCGAGAGGCCGTCCCTCTAACACTACAGATTATTTACAGCAAG GGAGCCATCAGTGGACGAAGCCGCTGGAGTAACATGGAGAAAGTGTGCACATCCATCACCCTGAACAAAGCCTGCCGGAAGCAGGAGGAGCTAG ACTCTAGCACCGAGGCTCTGACGCTAAATCTGACCGAAGTGGTGAAAAGACAGAACCCTAAGTCCAAGAAGGGCTTCAACCAG ATTAGCACATCCCAGATCAAAGTGGACAAGGTGCAGATCATCGGCTCCAACGGCTGCCCCTTTGCCGTGTGCCTGGACCAGGATGAGAGGAAGATCCTGCAGAGCGTGGTCCG GTGTGAGGTCTCACCCTGCTACAAGCCAGAGAAGAGCAGCCTCCGCCCCCAACCCCAGAGGTCCCCCGACCTGCCCGCCCAGGAGGCGCCTGacctctgctccctcctctgcctgcccaTCATGACCTTCAGCGGAGCTCTGCCCTAG
- the PIK3R5 gene encoding phosphoinositide 3-kinase regulatory subunit 5 isoform X1 has product MQPGATTCTEDRIQHALERCLHGLSLSRCSTSWSAGLCLNCWSLQELVSRDPGHFLILLEQILQKTREVQEKGTYDLLAPLALLFYSTVLCTPHFPPDSDLLLKAARTYHRFLTWPVPYCSICQELLTFIDAELKAPGISYQRLVRAEQGLPIRSHRSSTVTVLLLNPVEVQAEFLAVANKLSTPGHSPHSAYTTLLLHAFQATFGAHCDLPGLHCRLQSKSLAELEDIFTETAEAQELASGIGDAAEARQWLRTKLQAVGEKAGFPGVLDTAKPGQLRTIPIPVARCHTYSWNQDSFDILQEILLKEQELLQPGILGDDEQEEEEEEEEEEDLETDGHCAQRDSVLSTGSAVFHDSTLSLSSPQASGPALSRQLLTSFVSGLSDGVDSGYMEDSEESSSEWPASPGSQERWGHRRPGQKFNRIYKLFKSTSQLVLRRDSRGPEGGADTALPLRRAGSLCSPLDGLGMPPARAQRSRSLPQPKLSAQLPSWLLAPASRHQRRRPFLSGDEDPKASTLRVVVFGSDRISGKVARAYSKLRRLENNRPLLTRFFKLQFFYVPMKRSHGTGSSTCPAPASQAPPLPTDSPKHPSSAELESTNDISHYLGMLDPWYERNVLGLMHLPPEVLCQQSLKAESRPLEGSSAQLPILADMLLYYCRFAARPVLLQVYQTELTFITGEKMTEIFIHSLELGHSAATRAIKASGPGSKRLGIDGDREAVPLTLQIIYSKLHFQGAISGRSRWSNMEKVCTSITLNKACRKQEELDSSTEALTLNLTEVVKRQNPKSKKGFNQISTSQIKVDKVQIIGSNGCPFAVCLDQDERKILQSVVRCEVSPCYKPEKSSLRPQPQRSPDLPAQEAPDLCSLLCLPIMTFSGALP; this is encoded by the exons ATGCAGCCAGGGGCCACGACGTGCACGGAGGACCGCATCCAGCATGCCCTGGAGCGCTGCCTGCATGGGCTCAGCCTCAGCCGCTGCTCTACCTCCTGGTCCG CTGGCCTGTGTCTCAACTGCTGGAGCCTGCAGGAGCTGGTCAGCAGGGACCCGGGCCACTTCCTCATCCTCCTGGAGCAGATCCTGCAGAAAACCCGAGAG GTCCAAGAGAAGGGCACTTATGACCTTCTGGCCCCCCTAGCCCTGCTCTTCTACTCCACTGTCCTCTGC ACGCCACACTTCCCACCAGATTCAGATCTCCTTCTGAAAGCAGCCAGAACCTACCACCGATTCCTGACCTGGCCTGTTCCCTACTGCAGCATCTGCCAGGAGCTGCTCACCTTCATTGATGCTGAACTCAAGGCCCCAG GAATCTCCTACCAGCGACTGGTGAGGGCGGAGCAGGGCCTGCCCATCAGAAGTCACCGCAGCTCTACCGT caccgtGCTGTTGCTGAATCCAGTGGAGGTCCAAGCCGAGTTCCTCGCGGTGGCCAACAAGCTGAGCACGCCTGGGCACTCGCCCCATAGCGCCTATACCACCCTGCTCTTGCACGCCTTCCAGGCCACCTTTGGGGCCCACTGTGACCTGCCAGGGCTGCACTGCAGGCTGCAG TCCAAGAGCCTGGCCGAGCTTGAGGACATCTTCACGGAGACTGCAGAAGCTCAGGAGCTGGCCTCGGGCATTGGGGACGCAGCCGAGGCCCGGCAGTGGCTCAGGACCAAACTGCAGGCAGTAGGAGAGAAAGCTGGCTTCCCCGGTGTCTTAG ACACTGCCAAACCTGGCCAGCTCCGCACCATCCCCATCCCTGTCGCCAGGTGCCACACCTACAGCTGGAACCAGGACAGCTTTG ACATCCTGCAGGAAATCCTGCTCAAGGAACAGGAGCTGCTCCAGCCAGGGATCCTGGGGGAcgatgagcaggaggaggaggaggaggaagaggaggaggaggacttgGAAACGGATGGGCACTGTGCCCAGAGGGATTCGGTGCTCTCCACCGGCTCGGCGGTCTTCCATGACTCAACCCTGTCCCTCAGCTCACCCCAGGCTTCAGGGCCCGCCCTCTCCCGGCAGCTGCTGACCTCGTTCGTCTCGGGCCTGTCGGATGGCGTGGACAGCGGCTACATGGAGGACAGCGAGGAGAGCTCCTCCGAGTGGCCCGCAAGCCCTGGCAGCCAGGAGCGCTGGGGCCACCGCAGGCCGGGGCAGAAGTTCAACAGGATCTATAAACTCTTCAAGAGCACCAGCCAGCTGGTGCTGCGGAGGGACTCCCGGGGCCCCGAGGGGGGCGcggacacagccctgcccctgcGGCGGGCAGGGAGCCTCTGCAGCCCCCTGGACGGCCTGGGAATGCCCCCCGCGCGGGCCCAGCGCTCCCGCTCGCTGCCCCAGCCCAAGCTCAGCGCCCAGCTGCCCAGCTGGCTCCTGGCCCCCGCCTCGCGCCACCAGCGCCGCCGCCCCTTCCTGAGCGGGGATGAGGACCCCAAGGCGTCCACACTGCGCGTTGTGGTCTTCGGCTCTGATCGCATCTCGGGGAAGGTGGCTCGGGCATACAGCAAGCTGCG GCGGCTGGAGAACAATCGCCCACTCCTCACACGGTTCTTCAAGCTTCAATTTTTCTACGTACCCATGAAGCGAAGCCATGGGACTGGCTCCAGCACCTGCCCTGCTCCTGCAAGCCAGGCGCCCCCACTCCCCACGGACTCCCCAAAGCACCCTAGCTCTGCG GAGCTGGAGAGCACCAATGATATCTCCCACTACCTCGGCATGCTCGACCCCTGGTATGAGCGCAACGTACTAGGCCTCATGCACCTGCCCCCTGAAGTCCTGTGCCAA CAGTCTCTGAAGGCCGAGTCCCGGCCCCTGGAGGGCTCCTCTGCCCAGCTGCCCATCCTGGCGGACATGCTGCTCTACTACTGCCGCTTCGCTGCCCGGCCGGTGCTGCTGCAGGTCTATCAGACGGAG CTGACTTTCATCACCGGGGAGAAGATGACAGAGATCTTCATCCACTCCCTGGAGCTGGGTCACTCTGCTGCCACACGTGCCATCAAGGCTTCGG GTCCTGGCAGCAAGCGTCTGGGCATCGATGGGGACCGAGAGGCCGTCCCTCTAACACTACAGATTATTTACAGCAAG CTGCATTTCCAGGGAGCCATCAGTGGACGAAGCCGCTGGAGTAACATGGAGAAAGTGTGCACATCCATCACCCTGAACAAAGCCTGCCGGAAGCAGGAGGAGCTAG ACTCTAGCACCGAGGCTCTGACGCTAAATCTGACCGAAGTGGTGAAAAGACAGAACCCTAAGTCCAAGAAGGGCTTCAACCAG ATTAGCACATCCCAGATCAAAGTGGACAAGGTGCAGATCATCGGCTCCAACGGCTGCCCCTTTGCCGTGTGCCTGGACCAGGATGAGAGGAAGATCCTGCAGAGCGTGGTCCG GTGTGAGGTCTCACCCTGCTACAAGCCAGAGAAGAGCAGCCTCCGCCCCCAACCCCAGAGGTCCCCCGACCTGCCCGCCCAGGAGGCGCCTGacctctgctccctcctctgcctgcccaTCATGACCTTCAGCGGAGCTCTGCCCTAG
- the PIK3R5 gene encoding phosphoinositide 3-kinase regulatory subunit 5 isoform X2, which translates to MQPGATTCTEDRIQHALERCLHGLSLSRCSTSWSAGLCLNCWSLQELVSRDPGHFLILLEQILQKTREVQEKGTYDLLAPLALLFYSTVLCTPHFPPDSDLLLKAARTYHRFLTWPVPYCSICQELLTFIDAELKAPGISYQRLVRAEQGLPIRSHRSSTVTVLLLNPVEVQAEFLAVANKLSTPGHSPHSAYTTLLLHAFQATFGAHCDLPGLHCRLQSKSLAELEDIFTETAEAQELASGIGDAAEARQWLRTKLQAVGEKAGFPGVLDTAKPGQLRTIPIPVARCHTYSWNQDSFDILQEILLKEQELLQPGILGDDEQEEEEEEEEEEDLETDGHCAQRDSVLSTGSAVFHDSTLSLSSPQASGPALSRQLLTSFVSGLSDGVDSGYMEDSEESSSEWPASPGSQERWGHRRPGQKFNRIYKLFKSTSQLVLRRDSRGPEGGADTALPLRRAGSLCSPLDGLGMPPARAQRSRSLPQPKLSAQLPSWLLAPASRHQRRRPFLSGDEDPKASTLRVVVFGSDRISGKVARAYSKLRRLENNRPLLTRFFKLQFFYVPMKRSHGTGSSTCPAPASQAPPLPTDSPKHPSSAELESTNDISHYLGMLDPWYERNVLGLMHLPPEVLCQSLKAESRPLEGSSAQLPILADMLLYYCRFAARPVLLQVYQTELTFITGEKMTEIFIHSLELGHSAATRAIKASGPGSKRLGIDGDREAVPLTLQIIYSKLHFQGAISGRSRWSNMEKVCTSITLNKACRKQEELDSSTEALTLNLTEVVKRQNPKSKKGFNQISTSQIKVDKVQIIGSNGCPFAVCLDQDERKILQSVVRCEVSPCYKPEKSSLRPQPQRSPDLPAQEAPDLCSLLCLPIMTFSGALP; encoded by the exons ATGCAGCCAGGGGCCACGACGTGCACGGAGGACCGCATCCAGCATGCCCTGGAGCGCTGCCTGCATGGGCTCAGCCTCAGCCGCTGCTCTACCTCCTGGTCCG CTGGCCTGTGTCTCAACTGCTGGAGCCTGCAGGAGCTGGTCAGCAGGGACCCGGGCCACTTCCTCATCCTCCTGGAGCAGATCCTGCAGAAAACCCGAGAG GTCCAAGAGAAGGGCACTTATGACCTTCTGGCCCCCCTAGCCCTGCTCTTCTACTCCACTGTCCTCTGC ACGCCACACTTCCCACCAGATTCAGATCTCCTTCTGAAAGCAGCCAGAACCTACCACCGATTCCTGACCTGGCCTGTTCCCTACTGCAGCATCTGCCAGGAGCTGCTCACCTTCATTGATGCTGAACTCAAGGCCCCAG GAATCTCCTACCAGCGACTGGTGAGGGCGGAGCAGGGCCTGCCCATCAGAAGTCACCGCAGCTCTACCGT caccgtGCTGTTGCTGAATCCAGTGGAGGTCCAAGCCGAGTTCCTCGCGGTGGCCAACAAGCTGAGCACGCCTGGGCACTCGCCCCATAGCGCCTATACCACCCTGCTCTTGCACGCCTTCCAGGCCACCTTTGGGGCCCACTGTGACCTGCCAGGGCTGCACTGCAGGCTGCAG TCCAAGAGCCTGGCCGAGCTTGAGGACATCTTCACGGAGACTGCAGAAGCTCAGGAGCTGGCCTCGGGCATTGGGGACGCAGCCGAGGCCCGGCAGTGGCTCAGGACCAAACTGCAGGCAGTAGGAGAGAAAGCTGGCTTCCCCGGTGTCTTAG ACACTGCCAAACCTGGCCAGCTCCGCACCATCCCCATCCCTGTCGCCAGGTGCCACACCTACAGCTGGAACCAGGACAGCTTTG ACATCCTGCAGGAAATCCTGCTCAAGGAACAGGAGCTGCTCCAGCCAGGGATCCTGGGGGAcgatgagcaggaggaggaggaggaggaagaggaggaggaggacttgGAAACGGATGGGCACTGTGCCCAGAGGGATTCGGTGCTCTCCACCGGCTCGGCGGTCTTCCATGACTCAACCCTGTCCCTCAGCTCACCCCAGGCTTCAGGGCCCGCCCTCTCCCGGCAGCTGCTGACCTCGTTCGTCTCGGGCCTGTCGGATGGCGTGGACAGCGGCTACATGGAGGACAGCGAGGAGAGCTCCTCCGAGTGGCCCGCAAGCCCTGGCAGCCAGGAGCGCTGGGGCCACCGCAGGCCGGGGCAGAAGTTCAACAGGATCTATAAACTCTTCAAGAGCACCAGCCAGCTGGTGCTGCGGAGGGACTCCCGGGGCCCCGAGGGGGGCGcggacacagccctgcccctgcGGCGGGCAGGGAGCCTCTGCAGCCCCCTGGACGGCCTGGGAATGCCCCCCGCGCGGGCCCAGCGCTCCCGCTCGCTGCCCCAGCCCAAGCTCAGCGCCCAGCTGCCCAGCTGGCTCCTGGCCCCCGCCTCGCGCCACCAGCGCCGCCGCCCCTTCCTGAGCGGGGATGAGGACCCCAAGGCGTCCACACTGCGCGTTGTGGTCTTCGGCTCTGATCGCATCTCGGGGAAGGTGGCTCGGGCATACAGCAAGCTGCG GCGGCTGGAGAACAATCGCCCACTCCTCACACGGTTCTTCAAGCTTCAATTTTTCTACGTACCCATGAAGCGAAGCCATGGGACTGGCTCCAGCACCTGCCCTGCTCCTGCAAGCCAGGCGCCCCCACTCCCCACGGACTCCCCAAAGCACCCTAGCTCTGCG GAGCTGGAGAGCACCAATGATATCTCCCACTACCTCGGCATGCTCGACCCCTGGTATGAGCGCAACGTACTAGGCCTCATGCACCTGCCCCCTGAAGTCCTGTGCCAA TCTCTGAAGGCCGAGTCCCGGCCCCTGGAGGGCTCCTCTGCCCAGCTGCCCATCCTGGCGGACATGCTGCTCTACTACTGCCGCTTCGCTGCCCGGCCGGTGCTGCTGCAGGTCTATCAGACGGAG CTGACTTTCATCACCGGGGAGAAGATGACAGAGATCTTCATCCACTCCCTGGAGCTGGGTCACTCTGCTGCCACACGTGCCATCAAGGCTTCGG GTCCTGGCAGCAAGCGTCTGGGCATCGATGGGGACCGAGAGGCCGTCCCTCTAACACTACAGATTATTTACAGCAAG CTGCATTTCCAGGGAGCCATCAGTGGACGAAGCCGCTGGAGTAACATGGAGAAAGTGTGCACATCCATCACCCTGAACAAAGCCTGCCGGAAGCAGGAGGAGCTAG ACTCTAGCACCGAGGCTCTGACGCTAAATCTGACCGAAGTGGTGAAAAGACAGAACCCTAAGTCCAAGAAGGGCTTCAACCAG ATTAGCACATCCCAGATCAAAGTGGACAAGGTGCAGATCATCGGCTCCAACGGCTGCCCCTTTGCCGTGTGCCTGGACCAGGATGAGAGGAAGATCCTGCAGAGCGTGGTCCG GTGTGAGGTCTCACCCTGCTACAAGCCAGAGAAGAGCAGCCTCCGCCCCCAACCCCAGAGGTCCCCCGACCTGCCCGCCCAGGAGGCGCCTGacctctgctccctcctctgcctgcccaTCATGACCTTCAGCGGAGCTCTGCCCTAG